One Salvelinus alpinus chromosome 9, SLU_Salpinus.1, whole genome shotgun sequence genomic window, ctgtctgtctaatacaGCCATAAGCACATAAATCAATGCTTGTAAGGAAAACAATGGCATTTCATGAGGGTCTATTGTTTCACCAAGCAGCCCGGGGATGCTTTGGATTTAATTATTCGATTTGATGATACATTTCTCTCTGTTTGTACCAGTGACAGTATAATTCACTGTTTGTTCTGAGGCCAGTGTGTACAGTGTGCAATAAAGACAGCTGCGAGAGATGAGTCTCTCATTGTGATTGTTAGCCTGCCAGCTGAGCTACTAATGCAAGCTGCCATTTGAAATCAGATATCAGTAATGGGCTATTACTAATAGGGTATAAGTTGTGAGCAGTGCGCAATACTCAAATGTAAACAGTTATAATAAATAACAGCTTTTTCAACTATATTTGTCCCATGTAACCTGTCAGATCTGACATAGATCTTCATCTCATCTCGAGTTAGCTGTCTGTTGAGAGATAATAAAATGATAATAAACTATTAGTTATGTCAGAGTGGGATGATTTTACATGACAGATATCAGCTTCTGCCAACTGATGGGGTTAAACCTGTGAAATCAATCAAATCTGATCTCTGGCCAGTCTCTCTGGGTGCTAAAACATTCCCTTTATTATTAACCAGAAATGTCAGACCCATTTTGAAAATGATTGGTgttaaattgaatacattttatgtTTATGAACACTATAGGCCAATTGCTAATGGATAAGGGGGCCTTCACCAGAATAAATGTGCACGTTGGTGCTTGCCATCTGTATTCATGGGAGTCTTGTATGTTAATCCAAAACAAAAATCTATCAACAATTTCTAGTGTGGGCTGTATGAAAAATGTCATGGTCAACTGTTAAGAGAAATGTCAAAGTAAATAGTGCAGTCAATGGGAAGCCATCTTGTCTCTTAGGCCTGTGGTGTATGATGAGTTATATGCGGCAAGCTGAGCGAATCTAAGGCTTTCTTGGCTAGTAAAATTTCTGACTAGTAGCACAGCTGGATGAGGAGTTTATCAATGTATAGAGACCATTTTTTATCATAGGGGAATTAGGTTAGTGTTTGTCATGTGTCTTAAAACGTGTATGGTTTGATATGGCTCTATCTCTGCATGGCAATGTGAATGGCGTGTCACTCATAAATTGTGTAAAGACATACTTTTCCCTGGCAGGGCGACAATTTACTCTGGTAGAGCACATATCTGTGGAGTGCACGTATCTGGGGCTTAGTGTTGTAAACATGGTGGGTTTTAAGACTTGACTGTCAGAGATTGACAGGATAGTATAAACTCCACCGGTCATTTAAAGGAAGCATTTGGTCTTGTTTATCTTCCTTCCTTTATTTTAATGGCATGGTTTACTATGTCACAAACTCCATGTTTACCTTTAAAACAAAACTGTAAATTTGGTGAGCATTATGCTAGGAGGAGCTACAAAATACCCTGGGTGTTTAGGTTGGGGAGATGGTTCAATTTGGTATTTTTATAAACAGGAAGACCAACTTGACCAAggttgttgtgttgtcagcatCAATCTCCAGCTGTCAAATGACATCATCGCTATGGAAACAGAGCTCCTATGGAATATTTTTCAGAGGGATTATGTGATCATATTTTTTACGATCTTTTCTCACTTTTTTCTAACTCTTTGACCCTTCTGACTGCCATCTTAGTCTTTTCAATTTTGTTTAAATAGAACTTCACAGATCTCTTTTGTGCTTCTTGTCCATTCAGATGCAGTGATATTCCAAAGAAAAGCCTGTCACAACCACATTTAACTCCCTTTCTATACCTCAAGGCCAGATTAGGTTAAATAACTAAAATTGTAATCAGCAGAGAGCAGGAAACGTTGTAACAATCCCTTGCATTGTTGCACAAGAAGCATAGGAACATGAAGCAATGACTGAGGATGAAATCAACAAGCTGGGTTTAATACATCTTTCTGTCGAGCATATACCTTGTATCACAAATCTGACATCGATGTTTTGAAACATTTGTTTTTCTCTCAGCTTTACAATAATTTTTTTCAGAGGAAAATTTGATTTTAGTTTGCTGGAGAGAAGGAACAAAttattgaatatatatatatatatatgtgtgtgttattTTACTCCACTTAAGAAGAACTCAGACACTTTCCTTCTGACAACTTTGTGAGACAATAAGAGACTAGGGTTTGACGGCTGCACCTTTCAGAAAAAAAAGGGGGACAGAACTAGAAAGAACTAGAAACTAGAAACCTTAACTTTTGAAAAGCAATGGAACCTAAAGGATTCTGCCTGTCATAGTTGAGGCAGGGGAAATATGGGGGAAATTTACAAAAATAATAGAATATTTCAGTCATCCAGTCTTCAAAATGAATGATTGTCCCTATAAGTTTAAATGTCTATAGAAGCAGATTTCAAGGGGAATTGTAATGGTGTTCTAGGGATGTCTATAGGGAACAGTGTTGACCACCACCAAGGAATTCCACTTAAAACTTTTACCTCAGTATTCAGCACTTAGGCCAGAAATGCATCCTTACATAAAAGCATAATGACTCAAGACATTGTTGTCTGATGTTTCTAATGTTGATTCATACACTGGCTCAAAGTTGTACCTGGGACATACAAAGGTAGCCTGTACAGTGTTGGTCACAGGAAGGTAGCTAAGGTGGGcaagaaaatgtttttttgttgtttacaCAACTCACTGTGCTGTAACCGTTTGGCCCCTGAGTCTGTTGCTAAGGCCCTGGGGCCTGGGATGTTTGTGTGCTATCAGGCCCCTTCATACCTAATGACGGCAGGTGGGTGAGTCATAGGATGAGGCAAGGAGCACCTGGCACGCTCCCTGTCAGCCCCTACCTGTGAAAAAGGCAGACCAGACAGATATGTATTTGTGTATTTGAGCTGTGAAATGAATCAGCCATGACTCAAAGGATCCAGTGGACAGTAATTGTCATGTTCATAGAGCTTCAAAGGGGGAGGTGAATTCCAAACCTCTAGGGTAGTTGGTTGACTGCCTCAGGTCATCCATGTTTTTGTTCATGAGAACACTGAAAAAAGGTGCCAGTTAATGATACTGTATGGGAATAGTAGGCTACACAAAAAAAATGGAAACAGACTTATAATTTTAACATGAATGAGTTACCAATGAGTGTGATAATCATTGAAACTGTTTCAGCCAATTGATTGCACACACTCACAGACTTAGATGTGTGACATTGCACCAGCAGATAGCCTACACACAATCCCACACTGATCGGTACAAACACTCATActcactctcttcctccaccCTTTCAGTTTTGATACAATAGCTTGGTAACCAATAGCATTGCTGGCCAGCATTGATGACTTCAAATCATGCTGGATACTAGAAACAGACTACAATATCAAACACTTAACAGTGAACACAATAACTTATTTTAAAGTACTTCTTATGAGCACTTCGCGTTTTCAGTGATTTAATAGAATGTAAGATATACATTTCAGTATTATCAACAGCATTTCAATAAAACGGTGACGTTTGTTACATTTCAAAATTAGTTTATTAACTTTTTCCAAGGATTGGACAGTTGGAATATGGACACTACCCACAGCGGATTGCCTTGACATAAACTGTAAATGTGCGCGCGTCGTCAACTCTGCGCGCGCTGTCAAGTGCCGTCTCCTCCACGAAAGAGAAAACAGTGGTGCGCGCTCTGTCAGCTGGCAATAACTACTACAGAGTTCATTGAACACAACAAACTGTATGAATGCATTCAGCCTCCATAACTCTGAACTTCCGAAGCATATTTCTTTTGACATGTTCTCTTCTGTCTGAATTGATGTGTGGAACTGGGACATCATCATGTCGCGCAGGAAACAAGCAAAGCCTCAACATGTACAGTCGGATCATAATTTGGCTTTATCGGAACGCATTGGTAAGTTTTGGACGAAACTGTAGGCTAAATGATTAATAGGGGACATATGATGCAATTGAAAATGATATGAAGATCATTTAATAGTTGTGTGCAATTCTGTAATAGGTTTAGGTCAATTTTAGGCTTACAGAAGTTGAAAATGATAACTTTTTTCATTGTGTGATGATTGACAATGGAGGCTTCATTTTTTTATAATGTCAAATATTATTGTTAGGCTAATTGTCCATAGCCTACATTTTGTTACAAATAGTGTCTCAAAAACAGTCATCACAATTCAATTTTCATGTCAGACATGAAATCTGTGTGTCTGCCCCTTTCAATTGAACAGAAATTATGTAGTCATAAATTATGAGTTAACATTTTCTACTATTCCTGGCTAAATAAGTAATACATATTTTTTATAGTCAATAATTCATTTCATTTAACGTATTAGTTTATTTGGAAATTGATGAATTTATTAATTCTTTACTTAACCAGGCAAGTTCAGGGgaaaaacaacagatttttaccttgtgagCTCGGGGTTTCGACGttctatccactaggctacctgctgccccactaCCTGCTGCTAAAAAGGGTGGGTAATGTGGCTGCTAAACTACAGGACCAACAAATTATTTTTGATCACTGTCTTTGTGATACTCTTAACTGCAATACTATtcattggtggaaaaagtacccaattgtcatacttgagtaaaagtaaagataccttaatagaaaatgactcaagtaaaagtgaaagtcacccagtaaaatcctacttgagtctaaaagtatttggtttaaatatacttaagtatcaaaagtaaatgtaatttgtcaaatatacagtaccagtcaaaagtttggacacacctactcattccagggtttttctttattttttacaatgtagaataatagtgaagacatcaaaactatgaaataacacatatggaatcatgtagtaagcaaaaaagtgttgaacaaatcaaaatatattttatatttgagattctttaaagtagccaccatttgccttgatgacagctttgcacacttcttggcattctctcaaccagcttcatgaggtagtcacctggaatgcatttcaattaacaggtgtgtcttgttaaaagttaatttgtggaatttctttccttcttaatgcgtttgagccaatcagttgtgttgtgacaaggtcggggtggtatacagaagatagtcctatttggcaagaacagctcaaataatcgaagagaaacgacagtccatcattactttaagatatgaaggtcagtcaatgcggaaaatttcaagaactttgaacgcttcttcaagtgcagtcgcaaaaccgtCAAggtctatgatgaaactggttctcatgaggaccgccacaggaaaggaagacccagagttacctctgctgcagaggataagttaatttgagttaccagcccaaataaatgcttcacagagttcaagtaacagacacatctcaacatcaactgttcaaaggagactgcgtgaatcaggccttcatggtcaaattgatgcaaagaaaccactactaaaggacaccaataataagaagagacttgcttgggccaagaaacacgagcaatggacattagaccggcggAAATCCGTCCTTTGGTCGGATGAGTccagatttgagatttttggttccaaccaccgtgtctttgtgagacgcagagtaggtgaacggatgatctctgaatgtgtggttcccaccatgaagcatggaggaggagtgatggtgtggaggtgctttgctggtgacactgtctgggatttatttagaattcaaggcacacttaaccagcatggctaccacagcattctgcagcgatacaccatcccatctggtttgtgcttagtgggactatcatttgattttcaacaggacaatgacccaacacacctccaggctgtgtaagggctatttgaccaagaaggagagtgatggagtgctgcatcagatgacctggcctccacaatcacccgacctcaacccaattgagatggtttgggatgagttggaccacagagtgaaggaaaagcagccaacaagtgaacagcatatgtgggaactccttcaagactgttggaaaagcattcctcatgaagaatgccaaaagtgtgtgaagctgtcatcaaggcaaagggtggcaactgtaaaaaatgtgtttaacacttttaggTTACtgcatgactccatatgtgttatttcatagttttgatgtcttcactattattctacaatgtagaaaatagtaaaaataaagaaaaacccttgaatgagtaggtgtgtccaaatgttttactggtactgtataaataaataaataaccttTGCCTCCTTTTTGTCTGTTTCAGGGGACACACACGACAGTTTAGCGACTCCCCCCATTTTGGTCTCTTGTACTCATGTCTGCAGCAGATGCTGTGCTGAGTTTGTTGAACTATCAGATCTGGAACTACATGTCAGGGATTGCTCTCCCAATCAGTTAGTCCTGATCGTCAATGGTAATGAAGATCCAGTGTCGTCTGCTGAAATGTTCCATCTAGCCTTGTCGCCTCGTAAAGCAGTGGAACCAGGCGAAACAGTCAACAACTCTGAAATGGAAGAGTGCGGTGATCTGTCGGAGGAGAAGTCAGAAGTGAAGGAAGAATCCATGAATGTTTCCAGAACTAAGAATAGCCATTGCCGGCTAGATAGCCCCAGTAGCATCAGTAGCAGCCGGAAAAGCAGTACTGACAGCATGACTGACATTGTTTCATGTACCTCAGTTCTCCCAATTTCACTACCTCAACCTGGCAGCGATCTGTTGGAACATCAGGGGACATTCTCCTGGTTCAACAGCAATGTCATCTTTGAAAACCTAGAGAGCACTAAAGTGGCAGTGGCCCAGTTTCCCCAGCAGAGCCGATCGGACACCGGCAGCAGTGGCAGCAGTAAGATGGCTGTCTCATCTCTGATGGAACAACTCCTGGCCTTGCAGCTGCATCAGATCCAACAGCTGCAGCTGATTGATCAGATTCGTCACCAGGTCTTACTATTTGCTTCCCAGAGGTCTGAGGTATCAGAGACACTGACACAAACACGCATCAGCTGCCCTCAGGTTAGTCTAGCATCAACGCAGGCCAGTCAGTTGACAACCCTCAGTTCCCAACTCTCCCAGCAGCTAGCTGCAGCTGCTGGGTTAGCCCAGAGTCTCGCCAGCCAGTCTGCCAGCATCGGACACTTTAAACGATTAACAGCAAATGTACAATTACCACAGAGCCCCTTTGGAAGGAGTATTGTGCACTCTAGCACTGAACCCTTACAAAGTATATGTAAACACATAGCTTCAGCAGTTAGCAAGCCCCACTCTAGAAAGAAGTACACTCCTGCTAGCGGTCTGTACCCTCAACTACATTTTTCAGCCCAAACCATAAGGAACTCACCGGCACTTGGCACAGGTATCTCGCTTAACCGATCAAATACACCACGTCTACCTCAGCCACCACCCAGCAATCAAACACTCTCTAGCGCTGGACCAAGCATTGGCACAATTGTGCAGGACCTGAATGCCTTAAAGGCGCTAGCCGAACAAAGGAAAGGAAAACCACCCAATGTGACTTCTTTCGAACCCAAAAGCTCTTCCAAAGAGGCTTTCTTTAAACATAAATGCAGGTTTTGCTCTAAGGTTTTTGGGAGTGACAGTGCCTTACAGATCCATTTGCGATCCCACACTGGGGAGAGGCCATACAAGTGCAACATCTGCGGGAATCGTTTCTCCACCCGTGGGAACTTGAAGGTACACTTCCAGCGGCACAAAGAGAGGTTCCCCCATATCCAAATGAACCCTTACCCTGTTCCAGAACACCTGGACAACATCCCAACCAGCACAGGAATCCCTTATGGCATGTCTATGCCACCAGAAAAAACAGTTACATGCTGGCAAGATAGTAAACCATCCCTAGCCACCTTGACTACTTCTGTAGGCCTGTTGCTCCAAACTGGATCACCCAACTTACCCTTTCTCATCAAGAAAGAGGAGCAGCCTGTTTCAATAACTGCATATTCCAGTCCAGTTGTACGTGATTCATCTAGTGCAGTAAAGTCTACCAAGAGCGTAGACTTGATAGAGGCTGGAAAAGTCCCAACGTTCCCCACCATGAATCTGAAAACAGACAACGTTATACCTCCCTTGACCTTTAGCTCGAAGATGAGCTCCACAACAGAAAGATCAGCTGACTATGTATCTGCCAATGTCACTTCCATCAGCACAAATCCCATCAAGTTGGAGCAGTTCAAGACCAAACATCCCTTCAGAGGAGGAGTCCTTGATCCCATGCAGACATCAGAGACCTTGAAACTCCAGCAGCTGGTTGAGAACATTGACAAGAAGGTGACAGACCCCAATGAGTGCGTCATTTGCAACCGCATACTCAGTTGTCAGAGCGCCCTCAAGATGCACTACATCACCCACACAGGAGAGCGGCCCTTCAGATGTAAAGTGTGCGGACGGGCGTTCTCCACCAAAGGGAACCTGAAGACGCACCATGCGGTTCATCGCACCACACCGCCACTGAGGGTCCACCACTCCTGCCCTATCTGCCATAGGAAGTTCACTAACGCTGTTGTCCTTCAGCAGCACATCCGCATGCATATGGGTTGCCAGATTCCCAACACCCCTCTCTCTGAACAGAACTACCCAATGTCAATGGAGTCTGATGGAGGTTCAATAGATGAGAGGAAATTAGAAGAGTTGGAGAACCCTTCTGATGATATAGACTTCAATGACAGTGGGATCGCAGGCATGTCTAGGTTTAATAACTCCTCGTCCGGCAGCATATCTTCCTCTCCATCTGATAGTACAGAAGCAGGCTCCTCTGATGCCGAAAGGACAACTAACTATCATAGGCCAGTGGAGGAGAAGCAGGTCAACTGGCTTAAGTCAAAGGGAATGGCTAAAGAGGATCAGAAGGTCTATGACTCGTCATCTCTTGGAGGTGACCGAAGTGGTAGGAGCCTTGCTGTTTCTGAGAATACCGTTGACAAGCAGTCTCTTTCCCAAAGCAAGAGTGTTCCAGTATGTTCTAGCCACACAAGCTTTGAGGAAATGTACCAGAAAGCTTTATCCCAGGCACATATCACTGGCACTGGTCCACTGGTGTCCCTTGACCACCTAAAATCTTTAAACCCACTGAAGGATCCTACTAACATGGTCTACACTTTCCGTGAACAACTAGGCATATTCAAGAACACTGAATGTGATATTTGTGGTAAGACCTTTGCCTGCCAAAGTGCCTTGGACATCCATTATCGAAGCCATACCAGGGAGAGACCATTTATTTGTACAGTGTGCAACAGAGGGTTTTCCACCAAGGGGAACCTCAAGCAGCACATGCTAACACATCAGATGAGGGACCTGCCATCCCAGTTGTTTGAGCCCACCACTCCCAGCCTTGCCTCCAGCCCCAACAACTCTGTACATCCTCTGAGCTCCCAAATGATCAAGACAGAAGTGAACAGTTTCCTGGGTAGTGCCCGCTATGGGGTACCAAGGGATCTTCTAGGCAGTTTGAGTTTGAGGACgtcctctgcctcttcctccccaGCGCTTGCCACCCCGCCACCTCGACGGACTCCCAAGCAGCATTACTGCCACACTTGTGGGAAAACCTTCTCTTCTTCTAGTGCCCTGCAAATCCACGAGAGGACTCACACTGGGGAGAAGCCGTTTGCCTGCACTGTCTGTGGTCGGGCATTCACCACCAAAGGGAATCTGAAGGTACATTCCACTTTTACACTTATGAAATAGGGTTTAGAGAGATTGTCAAGaaacaaaatgtgaaaactgTGAAAGAGATGGACACTTGATATAAAATCATGCAAAGTTcagctttttttttcttcattaatTCAGTATATATAATTTAGAAAACCCAGAACGGAAATCTTGCGCCAGTTACTCGATTCAAGTCTATGGGCCAAATGTCCCCTCCCGTTCCGAATTTCAAAAGATGCTCACACCTGCTAAATCTTAATCTTAATCTTCCAACTAATCAGTGGCGAAAAGAAAGTTCATCGGAACAACTGTTGCTTGTTAGTCTTCTGACAGATGTTACGATACCATTTATGTTACGTACTCTGTCCACGAGAAATGTAGTATATCGAACCATTTGTCTTCATAAAAGGAGTGTGACTCACCATTGCTCTCTTCCCCATGTAGGTCCATATGGGAACTCACATGTGGTGTAGCACCCCCACCAGGCGAGGACGCAGACTGTCTGTGGACGGACCATTGACGTTTATGGGAACTCATCCTGTGAAGCTACCAGAGCCTCCCCAGAGGCCAGACATTAGGTCCAGTAATGGAGACTCCTTTTTTATCTGGAACCACTGTACAGACTCCTTCTCCAAGAACTTGGCCATGAGGACCAATGATATCTCAGTCGGAGGTGGGCCTTACCTCTCTGGACCAATGGGGCATGGGGCCAGCTCACCCATAGGGGGCGTAAATGTTGGTCGGGACAAATTTCACCATACAGAACACAATGCTGCTCTTGCGCTGCCTGGTAAAGATGATACCAAAAGAGCGACTCACTTCTGTTTCACTCGTTTGATAGATGAGAGGAAGGAAATGATTACAAATTAAAGAGACTGAATATTATCTTAGGAGGAAATGAACTGCGATGTTGGAATAAACTGAGTTTTTAGGAGTTTGTATATAAATGATAATAACCTTATTTGGAGTCAAGTGGCTAGGAAAGTCTCCTTGCTTTTCAGTGTGCTTATTAGAGTTGGACTATTTTTATTACCTATTCACATGGGTAGAGTAGCATACTGGTTGTGTACAGATGTAgggtcttaatttgagccagtttgcttccTGCAGCGacaggaaatttgaattattatgtggatcataattaatggacattttttgtaggggttgatagggCAAAAACGTTCAAATAGCTCTTCGTTAACTGTTGCTTGGTGTTATCAACAatcatcagcaccggcctgtaccctacctggcctaagctctctcctggccccttacactaagtctgcatttgtcctgctaggtgacctaaactgggacatgcttaaacaaCCTGACCAAGTCCTCAAGTAATGGGACTCCCTACATCTTTCTCAGTTTATTActaatcccacaaggtatgactccaaacacccagaaaaggctactctccttgatgttatcctcacaaataatcttGATAGGTATCAAgatggtgttttctgtaatgaccttagtggtcactgttttacagcctgtatTTGTAATgactgctcagtgaaacgacctgtcctaatttgtcatagacgcttgctaaaaaacttccATCATGACCTGTCCTGGTacagaatcagcttgatcctctCTATCGAAGACgattggaccttcttttttgatattttcagtgatattgttaacaaacacgtcACTATacagaaaatgagaattaaaaacaggttcagcccctggttcgaccttgatcttgcagagttacttcACCTCAAGGcttggcacacgcatactcaggctgactggctctctttcaggcaaatgagaaataagtgcactcaggcctTCGGGAaaccaaagttagttactttaagcagcagttctctctctgtgggtctaacatcaagaagttctggaaaacggttaaagacctggagaataaaccttCCT contains:
- the sall1b gene encoding sal-like protein 1; translated protein: MSRRKQAKPQHVQSDHNLALSERIGDTHDSLATPPILVSCTHVCSRCCAEFVELSDLELHVRDCSPNQLVLIVNGNEDPVSSAEMFHLALSPRKAVEPGETVNNSEMEECGDLSEEKSEVKEESMNVSRTKNSHCRLDSPSSISSSRKSSTDSMTDIVSCTSVLPISLPQPGSDLLEHQGTFSWFNSNVIFENLESTKVAVAQFPQQSRSDTGSSGSSKMAVSSLMEQLLALQLHQIQQLQLIDQIRHQVLLFASQRSEVSETLTQTRISCPQVSLASTQASQLTTLSSQLSQQLAAAAGLAQSLASQSASIGHFKRLTANVQLPQSPFGRSIVHSSTEPLQSICKHIASAVSKPHSRKKYTPASGLYPQLHFSAQTIRNSPALGTGISLNRSNTPRLPQPPPSNQTLSSAGPSIGTIVQDLNALKALAEQRKGKPPNVTSFEPKSSSKEAFFKHKCRFCSKVFGSDSALQIHLRSHTGERPYKCNICGNRFSTRGNLKVHFQRHKERFPHIQMNPYPVPEHLDNIPTSTGIPYGMSMPPEKTVTCWQDSKPSLATLTTSVGLLLQTGSPNLPFLIKKEEQPVSITAYSSPVVRDSSSAVKSTKSVDLIEAGKVPTFPTMNLKTDNVIPPLTFSSKMSSTTERSADYVSANVTSISTNPIKLEQFKTKHPFRGGVLDPMQTSETLKLQQLVENIDKKVTDPNECVICNRILSCQSALKMHYITHTGERPFRCKVCGRAFSTKGNLKTHHAVHRTTPPLRVHHSCPICHRKFTNAVVLQQHIRMHMGCQIPNTPLSEQNYPMSMESDGGSIDERKLEELENPSDDIDFNDSGIAGMSRFNNSSSGSISSSPSDSTEAGSSDAERTTNYHRPVEEKQVNWLKSKGMAKEDQKVYDSSSLGGDRSGRSLAVSENTVDKQSLSQSKSVPVCSSHTSFEEMYQKALSQAHITGTGPLVSLDHLKSLNPLKDPTNMVYTFREQLGIFKNTECDICGKTFACQSALDIHYRSHTRERPFICTVCNRGFSTKGNLKQHMLTHQMRDLPSQLFEPTTPSLASSPNNSVHPLSSQMIKTEVNSFLGSARYGVPRDLLGSLSLRTSSASSSPALATPPPRRTPKQHYCHTCGKTFSSSSALQIHERTHTGEKPFACTVCGRAFTTKGNLKVHMGTHMWCSTPTRRGRRLSVDGPLTFMGTHPVKLPEPPQRPDIRSSNGDSFFIWNHCTDSFSKNLAMRTNDISVGGGPYLSGPMGHGASSPIGGVNVGRDKFHHTEHNAALALPGKDDTKRATHFCFTRLIDERKEMITN